The following DNA comes from Henckelia pumila isolate YLH828 unplaced genomic scaffold, ASM3356847v2 CTG_461:::fragment_3, whole genome shotgun sequence.
ATGGGACTCTGTACAGGGCTAGTTTGGTCAATTCAAATACGCCAACATTGCTGCTCAGATTCTTGAGGCCTACTTGTACTTTGAGGATGAAAGAGGTAGTACCGATTGTAGAGTTTTTGGGGTCTGTTAGGCATTCAAATTTGGTACCTTTGAATGCATTTTATGCAGGGTCCAGAGGGGAGAAACTGATGGTTCATCCATTTTATGGCTCTGGAAATCTGGCTCAATTTATCAGAGGTAAAATTCTAGAATTTTAGCTCATTTTGTGTAAGATTATTCTGGTTAATGCTTCGTGAGAatggtgatggattttggattAGATCGGACTGTGCTTCATTCTGAAATATCTGTGTTTGATTTGATATCTGAGTTTATGTAATCCAATTAGTGATAAAATTTGACCTTTAAGgatcaaatttgttaaaaaGAGAAGCGAGACAGTCATTGTGGTAGACGGGAGCAAAGGAAAGAGAGGCCCACTTCTATCCTAGAAAGCCACTTTCCGGGGATTGCTCACAGGCTACTTTTATATTGCTCTAAAGTGGATTCTAGTGCTTTTACTTTGAAGAAATGCAAATAATGTCACTATTAATGGACATAGACTTATGGTTCGCGGCAACCGGATATTTAAACTAGAGAGCAACTTAGTATAGCTCGAGAGAGCGAAGATTTTTTTCGAGTGGCAATTATCATGCTATCATTGGAATTTTCCGTATTTGATTTTGGTTTagttttttttgtcattttttttgttgaagCATATGTAGACTGATTGGCATGGTCTCACTGATTCAAGGTAAACTGTTTTCTAATCTGTCAAGTGAATCTCCTGTATATACGCCTGGTGTAGCGTTGAAAGATTCTGTTTTTTCAACTATCCGATAATGGCATTTATagcttttgaattttattttcaactGATTCGAAtctatatgatcatatgatgtTAGTTTGGGCTGTTGGAATGTTGAAAAAACTGCTGAGTAGTTCTGGTGGATGTAGTTTATGTATTTCTATTTCTGCATATTTTCAACCTTTGCACGTGTTTATAACTTTTCGAAATTCTGGGTTTATTATTAGTGTGTGATCTTTTGTCATTTTTTCCTATTCTTGCTTCCCATATTTACGACGTTCTTGACTTTGGTGAGCTAATAACTGCCGGACACGTGCAGATAGTAATGGAGAGGCTCACAAATGGCCGATCATAAGCAGAATCGCTATAGGGATTGCTAGAGGAATTCATCATCTTCATGCGTCTTCTGAGAAGCCCATTATCCATGGAAATCTCAAGTCAAAGAATATACTATTGGATATCCATTACAGACCATACATTTCGGATTTTGGCCTATACAATCTCTTGAATCCAACTGCTGCTCAGCAAATGCTTGAAGCTTCTGCATTTCAGGGATACAAGGCCCCCGAGTTGATTAAAATGAAAGATGCCTGCGAAGAGAGTGATATATACAGTTTTGGGGTGATACTTCTCGAGGTACTGACTGGAAAAGAACCGGTGGATGATAACCCCAACCCTGATCGTGACTTTTATTTGCCAAGTGCTATGAGAAGTGCCATTCTCGATGACCGTATCATGGAGTTGTATCATCCTGACTTTCTTCTCGGCCTAAGCAATGATCAAAGGGTAGTTGTGGAACATTCTATTCTTGGGCTTTTTCAACTCGCGATGGCTTGTTGTTCGCCCTCACGTCTCCTCCGACCGGACATAAAGGAAGTCCTCAACAAGCTAGAAGAAATCTTGCAGTAAGCACCCACTTCTGTTGGTTCTGTCCGTGAAACATTCAATTTGGTCATGGTTTGACTGATCCGATGATCATGGAAACAACAGGTGCTGATGAGTGTTTTTGCAGGTAATTCAGTTCAGATAATCTGTTCTACCTATTGTTCTTACATTCGTTTCATGTACATAGACGAATGACAAATATCTCGAGAATAGATTAAGAGTTATTTTACTACTCGTGTCATTCATCTATATACATGAAAAGTGAATGAAGTACAGTTGTAGAATCAGATGACTGGAACACGATCAAATATAGTTCGAGCTGATTTGGATCGAGTTTATAGCATGAAGACTCAGCAAACGCAAGTTTGTCGCAGCATATCAAGATAAAGATCATTGTTACTAAAACAGTTCAGATTTGTACCGGTCTTCATGTCTTCGACATACAAATTTTAGTCTTAAGTTAGTTGGATTCGTACATTTTGATCAGAATTAATTAGCATTTTGTTTGATGAATTAGGAAAAAAACACTGTAATTCTCACAAAAGATTTGAGATATTAGAATCTTGGTTCCATCTATGAATGATTTAGCACATAGACCTATTTTCCCAGTAATACCACCATATAATCTTCACCACGATACAATATCTTGCTAGGAATTTTTTTACAGTGTGATAATTAATTGCGGGAAGAATTCttttatatgtttatttaaATGGAACATCATTTCATGGATATTGTTGTTTGTTTATAATCTGGAACTATATTAAAGAATCATATGCACGAACACCCAACATGATTCCTATTTGTAGAAGTATTTTTCCTGTATGCCGTATGGTATTGCATACTCATACACGAAACAAAAAAGagggaaaaaaataaatttgtcaCCAAAGAGATAATAATATTCAAACTGAGATatattttggagttgttcaacaaAAACTCGTAATTGAAACGCTGCAATCCAAACTTTCAAAGACAACAAGGGAATAATAATACTAACACAGCCAGCAACACATCATATACACTTCGATTATTGACACTTTCGTAAAACTGTTGTATCATACAGAGGTAAAAAGTTCTATCACTACTTTCTCACTTCTTCATATACATCTGAGGAGGTGGAATCCAAGACTTTAAACTAATTTACAAAAATCAGACTCGTTGATTTCAAGTCAAATGTTTTCTTGATTTCCATTCCATAATTTCTGAAAGAATGGTGTAATTTGGAATGAGGATCTTGTGTGACAGTGGCAAATTGGTAATGGGGGATGTATCTTTCTCATCGAGCCATGCCTCTATTGCCTTCCGTTCATATGTATGTCCATCCGCGGCAACACAAGGGTCATACATTACCTCCTGCAATGCAAATGGAATCATACATGAAACTGAAGAGCACTCTCTCACCATCACTGACCTTGTTAAACAAGAATCACTCGATTATGGGCTGCTTAAGGAGACTAACAACAAATAGAGGCTGTTGAATTTTGAACATCAGAAATGAGAAGATAATGTAACACAATACAAAATTTACATCGTTTATCTCTGAATGCCTACATCCACTACATAGACTCGGGAGAGCTAAAACTCTTTTCTAGTATATGTTATTTAAGAAAATTTAGAACACACCAATTACTTCTTTTATTGTATATATAGATGAAATTATATTGAAATATATCTtgtagaaaatcttttccagCGAAATAACAATACAatcatcaaatatatatttcataacCTCTACGCTATCAGAAAGAAGAAGTTCCAACAAACACATACCTTGAGAATGGGACATCTGAAATGGTTAGGAGGTGGAGGTGAAGAAATGAATACCAAATCTCGGGTTTTTTCGGCTACTTCTTTCAGTTTCTCCAAAGTAGGTAGGATTTCATTGTTCAAATCAGGTCTATTGCTCCCTATATATTCTATGCATTTCAGAGCCATGAGGGTCAAATCCCTTGTTTCCTCGATTGGCCATTCTCCAGCGTCAGCATCTAGCACATCCCTCAACTGATCATTTTTCAATGCAGTTTCAACCATATGAGGCAACCCCATGGCCGGTTTGGCAGTCAGCAATTGCAAAATAACCATACCAAAGGcataaatatcagattttggagAGGCTTGTCCAGTTCTTTGGTACTCGGGATCAATATAGCAAAGGCTACCCACCAACGAAGTTTCCTTGTATTTGGTGGATATAGAAAGAGAGTTGTTTTGAATCATTGTGGCGAGGCCTACATCACCGATTTTACTCACATTGTGACGATCAAGCAATATGTTTGCTGGCTTTAGATCACGATGTATTATTGCTTTTGGTTTTGAGCTGTGTAGGAAGACAAGAGCCGAGGCTATTTCCCAGGCTATTCGGTATCTGTCAAACCATAAAAGTGGAGGCATGTTGTTTTTCTGAAGCAGCCTATCTTCAAGATTTCCATTTGCCATGAACTCATATACGAGGCAAGCATTTTCAGGACATGCTCCCAGAAGAATCAGCACGTGTGGATGACGAATTTGGCTCAGTATTTCTAGCTACAAATCAGTAAAGACAGAAATTGATCATATAATTGTTGTTGCAAGTAATTCACGAGGAACAAAATACATTCTGTACAAATGATTAAACAATCACATTGATTCTCCGTAAGGTTTTACTACTTGGATACTAGAAGTAGTTCCTAATTTAGATCGTGTATTGCTTCTCATCTGAGATATATATAAGAAATTGTAGAAGTTAGTTTCTAGGATGAATTGACCAATATCTCGCTTTTTGAGAGTTGAGTAATTACATAAATACTTGTCCCTTTTTTTAACTCTCATAAATGGTGATACCTCCTGTTGAAATAGCTTCCTCCCAGTTGCTTCCTCAACATGGAGAACTTTCACAGCACCAGTTGTGTGGTGAAAACTGCATTTGTACACAGTTCCACAAGCTCCACTTCCAATTTTACGATTCTCAGAGAAAGAAGATGTTGCAGATACAATTTCTTCCCATGAAAATTTTCGGTACCTTTGGTAGCTACCGATCAAGGCGTTTTCAAGATTTTCCTTCTCTTTGGTTATACGCGACACTTTAATATCCATATCTTTTCTTTCTGAAGCTTCATATTCAGCACATTCCTTCATTAAATTTGCTTCTCTTTTAGCAGCTTCATACCTctgtttctcttctattgctgACCTTTGGGCTTCCCCCTCTTTACTACTTACCTCCTTTAGGTTAATTTCTTCTTGCAGATGACGTTTCTGAAGTTCATTTATCTAATCAAGAGAGCAAAGCAAATGAAGTGTTCCTTAATGCAAGTAATTACGATATAATTTCCACATAGTACTACACTAAGGTCATTTTAAATGGTAAACAATAAAAGTAGATCAATGCATTTTGGCAGTGGAGCTGACACCACATTTGATATTCTAGCATCATATGTCAAAGATTACAAATATACCTTTCTAGAAGCATCATACTTCTGTAATTGTGTCATGGCATGCAATCCTTGAATGTGTCTGACTTTAACTCTCAAGTTTTCTAGCTCAAATTTGCCGTGGACCTGAGAAAACTAATATTACTTAAAATATCTGATTTTAAGGCTGATCGGTGATAGTTGAAACGAGAAACAGACAAGAAAAGGAAACACACAAACTATTTGTTTTTTTCCCTTTTAATCTCGGAAAGATTTAAAGAGTTCCAGTTTAGTCAAATAAAAGCTGCCACTGAGCCTATTTGCTGCATAGTCATGCTTAAGATTTTTTTTACTCGGCCTAAAATTTTCATTGATAGGGATTTTATATTAAGTAGCCAAACAGTAACTCTAGTACTTCA
Coding sequences within:
- the LOC140872264 gene encoding putative kinase-like protein TMKL1, whose protein sequence is MLKMEHKHKLILIIGLPSLALLTIVVFAIICSKRRKRRRRERSGARDIEAAFECKEVDGVVSTEDLIKFQGGKDLIVQEILDAPGEVIGKSSYGTLYRASLVNSNTPTLLLRFLRPTCTLRMKEVVPIVEFLGSVRHSNLVPLNAFYAGSRGEKLMVHPFYGSGNLAQFIRDSNGEAHKWPIISRIAIGIARGIHHLHASSEKPIIHGNLKSKNILLDIHYRPYISDFGLYNLLNPTAAQQMLEASAFQGYKAPELIKMKDACEESDIYSFGVILLEVLTGKEPVDDNPNPDRDFYLPSAMRSAILDDRIMELYHPDFLLGLSNDQRVVVEHSILGLFQLAMACCSPSRLLRPDIKEVLNKLEEILQ
- the LOC140871558 gene encoding U-box domain-containing protein 35-like, producing MEGSDEFSPPAHLVTCLAIKGGRKSKYVVKWALEKFVPQGIVYFKLLHVRPVISRVRNHMGKLVHISQVHDDVATAYRKQVERQVTEKLLPYKNMCNMRKVQVKIVQIESDDVANAVSGKIQELKIDKLVIGASSRGIFSRGPDLSSKISESCPATCTIYTVSEGKFLFRPSDSKINRSFSDDSSETSFSSDNSSTYMFGLHTELRDEGSTDRFFFSRSSSLPMQRHQALSNINQTLLHKIPPNGIIAPGNLSPGLVESNYEDVNETTSQASSFSSSSAYSPFWDQASTSHNSSENQVHGKFELENLRVKVRHIQGLHAMTQLQKYDASRKINELQKRHLQEEINLKEVSSKEGEAQRSAIEEKQRYEAAKREANLMKECAEYEASERKDMDIKVSRITKEKENLENALIGSYQRYRKFSWEEIVSATSSFSENRKIGSGACGTVYKCSFHHTTGAVKVLHVEEATGRKLFQQELEILSQIRHPHVLILLGACPENACLVYEFMANGNLEDRLLQKNNMPPLLWFDRYRIAWEIASALVFLHSSKPKAIIHRDLKPANILLDRHNVSKIGDVGLATMIQNNSLSISTKYKETSLVGSLCYIDPEYQRTGQASPKSDIYAFGMVILQLLTAKPAMGLPHMVETALKNDQLRDVLDADAGEWPIEETRDLTLMALKCIEYIGSNRPDLNNEILPTLEKLKEVAEKTRDLVFISSPPPPNHFRCPILKEVMYDPCVAADGHTYERKAIEAWLDEKDTSPITNLPLSHKILIPNYTILSEIMEWKSRKHLT